The Primulina eburnea isolate SZY01 chromosome 8, ASM2296580v1, whole genome shotgun sequence genome contains a region encoding:
- the LOC140839653 gene encoding ATP-dependent helicase BRM-like isoform X3 → MQSGGGPQQGGGGHGRSTAPSASASPSSSSSAAFDHQQQQRQSLQQQFLRRTEGNTALLAYQAGNINGALAGANVLASGFMQLPQQSRKLIDPGQQHAPPNIQDQGHNRIQGAEQQMLNPFQHTYLQHAFQAAQPKSTLGMQSQQQMKPGITGPLVKDEDMRMKNMIQVGNLSPASTSKKSSEQVVDGEKPADHNQRSISSEPRSSYPARLGQTMSSASMLGPHTQQNIMKMTNNPMAAQMQALQSLALEHNIDLSDPANANVIAQLIPLMQSRMVAQQKANDSNISIQSASFPKPNSTSMQVASESSPHANSSSDVSGQSGSSKVRQVLSSGMGVTSSAALVDNSSNLSLQQFSAHVKDNQLTPRQPNIVGSGMPLFHPMQSPVNSSQGVESLMLAKASSISEASQAQYARKANQSPRQSVTPSSDAEVGNLSTPAGGPFPQMRQSHVGFTKQQLHVLKAQILAFRRLKKGDSTLPRELLQAISPPPLDLKIQQVLPPPGTASKDRSTGECVDEHVKSMESTEKVHQVVALTAGAGKVKEEVLRDVKATSSAANRQSTTPETKESRYVVPRGKEEHQDEGSSGKLEHGTDLGTQTPPIRSDVTVDRDKAVASKPVVSETIQVKKPIQASNATQPKDTGSTKKYHGPLFDFPVFTRKHDTLGSSMMNNNNNLVLAYDIKDLFSEEGGEICKRRRAEKIRKIDKLLSVNLERKKFKPDLVIRLQIESKKLQLVDLQARLRDEIEQQQIEIMAMPDRPYRKFVRLCERQRLELNRQSQASQKAVREKQLKSIFQWRKKLLEAHWIIRDARIARNRGVHKYHEKMLREFSKRKDDGRDKRMEALKNNDVERYREMLLEQQTNINGEAAERYAVLSSFLTQTEEYLHKLGSKITAAKNLQEVEEAGSSAIAAARAQGLSEEEVRAAAACAREEVMIRNRFTEMNAPKENTSVNKYYNLAHAVSERVTRQPSMLRAGTLRDYQLVGLQWMLSLYNNKLNGILADEMGLGKTVQVMSLIAYLMEFKGNYGPHLIIVPNAVLVNWKSEFHIWLPTVSCIFYVGGKDQRAKLFSQEVLAMKFNVLVTTYEFIMYDRSKLSKVDWKYIIIDEAQRMKDRESVLARDLDRYRCQRRLLLTGTPLQNELKELWSLLNLLLPEVFDNRKAFHDWFSQPFQKEGPTHNAEDDWLETEKKVIVIHRLHQILEPFMLRRRVEDVEGSLPPKVSIVLKCRMSSIQSVIYDWIKSTGTLRIDPEDEKLKVQKNPIYQPKVYKTLNNRCMELRKSCNHPLLNYPYFSDFSKDFLVRSCGKLWVLDRVLIKLHRTGHRVLLFSTMTKLLDIVEEYLQWRRLVFRRIDGTTSLEDRESAIMDFNSPDTDCFIFLLSIRAAGRGLNLQSADTVIIYDPDPNPKNEEQAVARAHRIGQTREVKVIYMEAVVDKIPSHQKEDEIRSEGAVDSDDDLAGKDRYMGSIESLIRNNIQQYKIDMADEVINAGRFDQRTTHEERRLTLETLLHDEERYQETVHDVPSLHEVNRMIARSDAEVELFDQMDEELDWAEDMTRYDQVPKWLRASTKEVNTTISNLSKKSSKNVFYGGGVGLESSDIVHETERKRGRPKRKVPIYTELDDEEEEFSEASSEDRNRYSVQGVGETGDFEDDESTGAPRLNNEQSEEESPVSADGYQSQRALESIRNNDVLDEAGSSGSSSHSQRLLRMVSPSASSQKFGSLSALDDRSNSRSKKSVDELEEGEIAASGDSHIDHQQSGSWIQDRDEGEDEQVLQPKIKRKRSIRYRPRPADSLGEKYTKKSSLRHENRCQLQFQVEGRNAFQERDERAHNVGEPSSLKTDKNDLSMKNRSSLPSRKTSIAKSHGSMKSGAVNYVSTPDYTREQPREKWDNKSKKPTGSGYKMSEVIQRKCKNVISKLQRRIDKEGHQIIPLLTELWKRIENSNPVGGAGNNLLDFRRIDLRVDKSEYSGVMELVSDVQLVLKCGLQYYGFSYEVRSEAKKVHDLFFDILKIAFPDTDFREARNSMSFSGPISTPASASRQMLASQTKRQKLVKDVDSDNGHFQKPQTRAAIHTLEETKTRSYMTQKELRLGSSSSREHSQQDNAHPFTHPGDFVICKKKRKDREKSAVKAAGNRSAGPLSPIGLGLNIKSPSSFSGTKDMGLMQQIGAQQSRAALSPQQGNSGGSAVGWANPVKRMRTDAGKRRPSHL, encoded by the exons ATGCAATCTGGCGGTGGGCCCCAGCAAGGCGGCGGCGGACATGGAAGGAGCACTGCCCCTTCGGCCTCTGCTTCGCCATCCTCGTCTTCATCTGCCGCATTTGACCACCAGCAGCAACAAAGACAG TCATTGCAGCAACAATTTTTGAGGAGAACCGAAGGGAATACTGCCCTTTTAGCCTACCAAGCTGGCAATATTAATGGGGCCCTTGCTGGAGCAAATGTTTTGGCATCTGGATTCATGCAATTACCTCAGCAATCCAGGAAGTTAATTGATCCGGGTCAACAACATGCCCCTCCTAATATTCAAGACCAGGGTCACAATAGGATTCAAGGTGCTGAACAACAGATGTTGAATCCTTTCCAACATACTTACTTGCAACATGCCTTTCAGGCTGCACAACCGAAATCAACCTTAGGGATGCAATCCCAGCAGCAGATGAAACCAGGGATTACTGGTCCTCTTGTCAAAGATGAAGATATGCGGATGAAAAATATGATCCAAGTTGGGAATCTGTCTCCGGCATCCACCTCCAAAAAATCATCTGAGCAGGTCGTTGACGGTGAGAAACCAGCAGATCATAATCAGCGGTCCATATCAAGCGAACCAAGATCTAGTTATCCTGCACGTCTTGGTCAAACAATGTCATCAGCATCAATGCTGGGGCCACATACCCAGCAAAATATCATGAAAATGACTAACAACCCCATGGCTGCACAAATGCAAGCCTTGCAGTCTTTGGCGCTCGAGCACAATATTGACCTGTCTGATCCTGCAAATGCAAATGTGATCGCTCAACTAATTCCCCTAATGCAATCCAGAATGGTTGCTCAGCAAAAAGCAAATGACAGCAATATCAGTATTCAGTCTGCATCTTTTCCAAAACCCAACAGTACTTCAATGCAAGTTGCAAGCGAAAGTTCACCCCATGCTAATTCCTCGAGCGATGTATCTGGACAGTCTGGATCTTCAAAAGTTAGGCAGGTTTTGTCTAGTGGTATGGGTGTGACTTCTAGTGCTGCTCTGGTTGACAATTCTAGCAACCTATCACTGCAGCAGTTCTCTGCGCACGTTAAAGATAACCAACTGACTCCTAGACAACCAAATATTGTTGGAAGTGGAATGCCCCTATTTCATCCCATGCAATCGCCTGTGAATTCAAGCCAAGGTGTTGAAAGTTTAATGCTTGCGAAAGCTTCATCCATTTCAGAAGCTTCTCAGGCCCAGTATGCCAGAAAAGCTAATCAATCTCCCCGACAATCTGTAACTCCATCTAGTGATGCGGAGGTGGGCAATTTGTCAACACCTGCTGGTGGACCATTTCCCCAGATGCGACAATCACATGTTGGATTTACAAAGCAGCAACTGCATGTACTTAAAGCACAAATACTTGCATTTAGGCGTCTGAAG AAAGGAGATTCAACTCTGCCACGTGAATTGCTCCAAGCTATTTCCCCTCCACCACTTGATTTAAAGATACAGCAGGTATTGCCCCCTCCTGGGACTGCTAGCAAGGATAGGTCAACTGGAGAGTGTGTAGATGAGCATGTAAAATCTATGGAGTCAACTGAAAAAGTGCATCAGGTTGTGGCTTTGACTGCTGGAGCAGGTAAAGTGAAGGAGGAAGTTCTGAGAGATGTCAAGGCAACTTCTTCGGCTGCTAATAGGCAAAGTACTACACCTGAAACAAAGGAATCAAGATATGTGGTTCCTCGTGGGAAAGAAGAACATCAAGATGAAGGATCTTCAGGGAAGTTGGAACATGGAACTGATCTTGGAACACAGACACCTCCTATTAGGAGTGATGTTACTGTAGATAGGGATAAAGCAGTTGCTTCGAAGCCAGTTGTGTCAGAAACAATTCAAGTTAAGAAACCTATTCAAGCAAGCAATGCAACTCAACCCAAGGATACTGGTTCAACTAAAAAGTATCATGGCCCTTTGTTTGATTTCCCAGTGTTTACTAGGAAACATGACACACTTGGGTCATCGATGatgaacaataataataatcttGTTCTAGCTTATGATATTAAAGATCTTTTCTCCGAGGAAGGTGGAGAGATTTGTAAAAGGAGAAGGGCAGAAAAAATACGAAAGATTGATAAATTACTATCTGTAAACTTGGAGAGGAAGAAGTTTAAACCTGATCTTGTTATACGACTACAAATTGAATCAAAAAAACTtcagcttgtagatcttcaggCACGGTTGAGGGATGAGATTGAGCAACAACAAATAGAGATAATGGCAATGCCTGATAGACCATATCGTAAATTTGTTCGACTATGCGAGCGTCAACGGCTAGAGCTAAACAGGCAATCTCAGGCTAGTCAGAAGGCAGTTAGAGAAAAGCAACTGAAATCCATATTTCAGTGGCGCAAGAAGCTTCTTGAGGCACACTGGATCATCCGCGACGCTCGAATTGCTCGCAATAGGGGAGTTCACAAGTATCATGAAAAAATGCTTAGGGAGTtttctaaaaggaaagatgatgGCCGTGATAAAAGGATGGAAGCACTGAAAAATAATGATGTGGAAAGATATAGGGAGATGTTGTTGGAACAACAAACTAACATCAACGGCGAGGCTGCAGAAAGATATGCTGTTCTGTCGTCATTCCTGACTCAAACTGAAGAATATCTTCACAAATTAGGAAGTAAAATAACAGCAGCTAAAAATCTTCAGGAGGTTGAGGAGGCAGGCAGTTCTGCCATCGCCGCAGCACGTGCACAG GGTCTCTCGGAAGAAGAAGTAAGAGCTGCTGCTGCCTGTGCTAGAGAAGAAGTGATGATAAGGAATCGATTCACTGAGATGAATGCACCAAAAGAAAATACATCCGTTAACAA GTATTACAATCTCGCACATGCTGTTAGTGAAAGGGTCACTAGGCAGCCCTCGATGTTACGTGCTGGAACATTACGTGACTATCAGCTT GTTGGTTTGCAGTGGATGTTATCTTTGTACAACAACAAATTAAATGGAATCTTGGCCGATGAGATGGGTCTTGGGAAGACCGTTCAG GTCATGTCCTTGATTGCATATTTAATGGAGTTTAAAGGAAACTATGGTCCACATCTTATCATTGTTCCTAATGCTGTTCTGGTGAACTGGAAG AGTGAATTCCACATTTGGCTTCCAACTGTCTCCTGCATATTTTATGTTGGTGGAAAAGATCAAAGGGCAAAATTGTTTTCTCAA GAAGTCTTAGCGATGAAGTTTAATGTCCTCGTGACAACCTATGAGTTCATTATGTATGATCGGTCAAAACTTTCAAAAGTTGATTGGAAGTATATTATAATTGATGAAGCACAACGAATGAAGGACAGAGAGTCCGTTCTAGCTCGTGATCTTGATAGATATCGATGCCAAAGGCGCTTGCTTCTCACTGGAACACCATTGCAG AATGAACTTAAAGAACTGTGGTCCCTTTTAAACCTATTGCTCCCAGAAGTATTTGATAATAGAAAAGCTTTTCACGATTGGTTTTCACAACCATTTCAAAAAGAAGGTCCCACACACAATGCTGAGGATGACTGGCTTGAGACTGAGAAGAAGGTGATAGTTATCCATAGACTTCATCAAATTTTAGAGCCATTTATGCTTAGGCGTCGTGTTGAAGATGTGGAAGGATCACTGCCTCCCAAG GTTTCCATTGTCCTGAAATGCAGAATGTCTTCCATTCAGAGTGTCATATATGACTGGATCAAATCCACTGGTACTCTAAGAATTGACCCAGAAGATGAAAAGCTCAAAGTTCAGAAGAATCCAATTTATCAGCCAAAAGTTTACAAGACCTTAAATAACAGATGCATGGAGCTAAGGAAATCATGCAATCACCCTTTACTCAACTATCCATATTTTAGTGATTTTTCAAAGGATTTTCTTGTGAGATCATGCGGAAAATTGTGGGTTCTGGATAGAGTGTTAATTAAGCTTCATCGAACTGGCCATAGGGTATTGCTATTTAGCACCATGACCAAACTGCTCGACATAGTGGAGGAATATTTGCAATGGAGAAGGCTTGTTTTCAGACGAATCGACGGGACAACTAGTTTGGAAGATCGTGAGAGTGCTATTATGGACTTCAATAGTCCTGAtactgattgttttatattcTTACTCAGCATTCGTGCTGCTGGACGAGGTTTGAATCTTCAATCTGCTGACACTGTCATCATATATGATCCTGATCCAAACCCAAAAAATGAGGAACAGGCTGTTGCTCGAGCACACCGAATTGGGCAGACTAGGGAGGTAAAAGTCATTTATATGGAAGCTGTGGTAGACAAAATACCAAGCCATCAGAAAGAAGATGAGATCAGGAGTGAAGGTGCAGTTGATTCTGATGACGACCTTGCTGGGAAGGATCGTTATATGGGTTCTATTGAGAGCCTCATTCGGAATAACATTCAACAATATAAGATTGACATGGCTGATGAGGTTATAAATGCTGGTCGTTTTGACCAAAGGACTACACATGAAGAGAGACGCCTGACCTTAGAAACCTTGTTGCATGATGAAGAGAGATACCAAGAAACTGTACATGATGTTCCTTCTCTTCATGAAGTTAATCGGATGATTGCCAGAAGTGATGCGGAAGTAGAGCTCTTTGATCAAATGGATGAGGAACTTGACTGGGCAGAAGATATGACTCGGTATGATCAAGTTCCAAAATGGCTTCGAGCAAGTACTAAAGAAGTAAATACCACAATTTCTAATTTATCCAAGAAGTCATCAAAGAATGTCTTCTATGGAGGAGGTGTGGGTTTAGAATCCAGTGACATCGTTCATGAGACCGAGAGAAAGAGGGGGCGTCCCAAGAGGAAAGTTCCTATTTACACTGAATTGGATGACGAAGAAGAAGAATTTTCTGAAGCTAGTTCGGAGGATAGGAATCGATATTCTGTACAAGGAGTAGGAGAAACTGGGGATTTTGAAGATGATGAATCTACTGGGGCTCCACGACTTAATAACGAGCAGTCAGAAGAAGAAAGTCCCGTTTCTGCTGATGGATACCAATCCCAAAGAGCTTTGGAAAGCATCAGAAACAACGATGTACTTGATGAAGCAGGTTCATCTGGATCATCTTCACACAGTCAAAGGTTATTAAGGATGGTTTCTCCTTCCGCGTCTTCTCAGAAATTTGGATCACTTTCTGCTTTAGATGACAGGTCCAACTCCCGTTCGAAGAAGTCG GTAGATGAATTAGAAGAAGGGGAAATTGCTGCATCTGGTGATTCTCATATTGACCACCAGCAATCTGGTAGCTGGATTCAAGATCGTGATGAAGGTGAAGATGAACAGGTTTTGCAGCCCAAAATTAAACGAAAACGAAGTATTCGGTATCGTCCAAGGCCTGCAGATAGTTTGGGAGAGAAATATACTAAGAAGTCATCCCTTCGCCATGAGAATCGTTGTCAATTGCAATTTCAGGTGGAAGGTAGAAATGCATTCCAGGAAAGGGATGAACGTGCACATAATGTTGGAGAACCTAGCTCATTGAAAACTGACAAAAATGATTTATCCATGAAGAACAGGAGTAGTTTACCCTCGAGGAAAACATCTATAGCTAAATCGCATGGTTCTATGAAATCTGGCGCGGTTAATTATGTATCTACTCCAGATTATACTCGGGAACAACCAAGGGAAAAATGGGACAATAAATCGAAAAAGCCTACTGGTAGTGGCTATAAAATGTCTGAGGTCATCCAGAGAAAG TGCAAGAATGTCATCAGTAAGCTTCAAAGAAGAATAGATAAAGAAGGTCATCAAATAATACCCTTGCTAACTGAACTTTGGAAAAGAATTGAGAACTCCAATCCTGTGGGTGGGGCAGGGAATAACCTTTTGGACTTTAGAAGGATCGACCTTCGTGTTGACAAATCTGAGTACAGCGGCGTCATGGAGCTTGTATCTGATGTGCAACTTGTGTTGAAGTGTGGTTTGCAGTATTATGGATTCTCTTATGAG GTGAGGTCGGAAGCGAAGAAAGTACACGATCTCTTCTTTGACATCTTGAAGATAGCATTTCCAGACACTGATTTTCGAGAAGCCAGAAATTCTATGTCTTTTTCTGGTCCAATTTCGACACCAGCCAGTGCTTCAAGACAGATGCTTGCTAGTCAGACCAAGCGCCAGAAATTAGTGAAGGATGTGGATTCTGACAATGGTCATTTTCAGAAGCCACAGACTCGAGCAGCCATCCATACTCTGGAGGAAACCAAGACCAGAAGTTATATGACACAAAAAGAGCTTCGGCTTGGAAGTAGCAGTAGCCGTGAGCATAGCCAACAGGATAATGCACACCCGTTTACTCATCCTGGGGACTTCGTTATCTGCAAAAAGAAGAGGAAAGACAGGGAAAAATCAGCAGTGAAGGCAGCAGGGAATAGGTCAGCAGGTCCTCTGTCACCTATTGGCCTTGGCCTTAATATTAAAAGTCCAAGCTCATTTTCTGGCACCAAAGATATGGGATTGATGCAGCAAATTGGTGCACAACAAAGTCGAGCTGCCCTTTCTCCTCAACAAGGGAATAGTGGTGGTAGTGCTGTTGGATGGGCGAATCCTGTAAAGAGAATGAGAACCGATGCTGGAAAGAGGCGCCCAAGCCATTTATGA